One window of the Chryseobacterium camelliae genome contains the following:
- a CDS encoding helix-turn-helix transcriptional regulator, which translates to MSKLNKEDIELRNKIIQRLINLREATGLSQSGFAKLHDIDRQQVNRWESFESDRGVTIYTIQRFCTLVKITLQEFFDDPLFN; encoded by the coding sequence ATGAGTAAGCTTAACAAAGAAGATATTGAACTAAGAAATAAAATTATTCAAAGATTAATTAATCTGAGAGAGGCCACTGGGTTGAGCCAAAGCGGATTTGCTAAGCTTCATGATATTGACAGACAACAAGTAAACCGATGGGAAAGTTTCGAAAGTGACAGGGGAGTCACGATCTACACCATTCAAAGATTTTGCACGCTTGTCAAAATTACCTTACAAGAATTTTTTGATGATCCATTATTTAACTAG
- a CDS encoding acyltransferase family protein produces the protein MEREKFHGLDHLRAVAILLVLLYHYRMFEHPDWIDTVGWIGWTGVDLFFVLSGFLISGQLFGEISRYGTIRLNIFFTKRFFRIIPPYAVTLVLYFCFPVFREREALPPLWKFVSFTQNYGLDVIDQGTFSHAWSLCIEEQFYLVLPLSLLLLIRLKSVSYVTSGILFVLIFTLLIRLFFWEHAVAPLLESPEFWKVWYMKLYYPTYTRLDGLAIGVLMGYLFRVSSRFKTIIHKNGNLLTITGILAVTFSLWFCRDQYSAQASVFGFSLVAISYGILVAGAISQSSFLGRKANMVTSQLAALSYAIYLSHKGIIHLVQRFLDQLTIQVPDTVVLVLCLVSCILAGLLYRYGIERPSAQIKNKILNQYFL, from the coding sequence ATGGAGCGAGAAAAATTCCACGGGCTGGACCACCTCAGAGCTGTTGCCATTCTTTTGGTGCTGTTGTATCATTACCGGATGTTTGAACATCCGGACTGGATCGATACGGTGGGCTGGATAGGGTGGACCGGGGTCGATCTGTTTTTTGTACTGAGCGGCTTCCTGATCTCCGGCCAGCTGTTCGGGGAAATCAGCCGGTATGGAACCATCAGGCTGAACATCTTTTTTACGAAACGGTTTTTCAGGATTATTCCGCCGTATGCAGTGACGCTGGTCCTGTATTTTTGTTTTCCGGTATTCCGGGAACGGGAAGCATTGCCGCCGTTATGGAAATTCGTATCCTTCACACAGAATTATGGATTGGATGTGATTGACCAAGGGACATTTTCTCACGCCTGGTCATTGTGCATCGAAGAGCAGTTTTACCTGGTACTTCCGTTGTCCTTATTGCTTCTGATCCGGCTGAAATCAGTGAGCTACGTGACCTCTGGAATCCTTTTTGTGCTGATTTTTACCCTGCTAATCCGGCTTTTTTTCTGGGAGCATGCTGTTGCTCCGCTTCTCGAATCGCCTGAGTTCTGGAAAGTATGGTACATGAAGCTGTATTATCCTACGTATACGCGGCTGGACGGACTGGCCATCGGCGTGCTGATGGGTTACCTGTTCAGGGTTTCATCCAGGTTCAAAACAATCATCCATAAGAATGGGAACCTCCTGACCATTACCGGAATTCTGGCTGTAACTTTTTCTCTTTGGTTTTGCAGGGACCAGTACTCAGCTCAGGCTTCGGTTTTCGGGTTTAGCCTGGTGGCGATCAGTTACGGAATCCTGGTAGCGGGAGCCATTTCGCAGTCATCGTTCCTGGGCAGGAAAGCCAATATGGTAACGTCACAATTGGCCGCCCTTTCGTATGCCATCTATTTGTCCCACAAAGGGATCATCCATCTGGTGCAGCGATTTCTTGATCAGCTTACAATCCAGGTTCCGGACACTGTTGTGCTGGTTCTCTGCCTAGTCAGCTGTATCCTGGCCGGGTTGCTGTATCGCTATGGTATCGAAAGGCCATCGGCGCAGATCAAAAATAAAATCCTTAATCAATATTTTCTATGA